The bacterium genomic interval AGCGGTTCTCCTCCTACATGGACTCCTTCCACGGGATCGCCGTCGAGTACGGGATGACGAAGGCGGCCAACTGCGCCTCCTGCCACGGCGTGCACGAAATCCTGCCTGCCTCCGACCCCGCCTCCTCGGTGAACAAGGCGAACCTGCCGGAGACGTGCGGGAAGTGCCATCCCAATGCGGGGCCCAACTTCGCGAAGGGCAACGTCCACGTGGAGGTTTCCCCGAGCAAGGCGATGGGCGTGTTCGCCGTCCGGCTCTTCTACACGCTCTTCATCGGCGCCCTGGCGATCCTGTTCGCCCTGCACGTCGGCCTTGATCTGTACGGCCGCTGGAGCCGGAGAAAGGAAAACGGGCCGGGCGGAAAGGAGGGGCAATCATGAGCCGCGCCGACCTCGCGGCCGGGAACGTCATCCGGATGTCGCTTCTCTTCCGCGTGCAGCACCTCCTCCTGACGGTGCTGCTCACGGTGCTCGCGATCACCGGATTCGCCCTGATGTACCACGAGAACTCCCTGGCCCAGTGGATCATCCGGCTGGAAGGGGGCGTCCACAACCGGGGGATCGTCCACCGGGTCGCCGCCGTCCTGCTGATGGCGAACCTCGTGTACCATGCCTTCTACATGCTCCTCTCCCGGGAAGGGAAGCCGGAGCTGCGCCAGTTCTTCATCGGCAGGCAGGACATCGACGACTTCCTCCAGTCGCTCCGGTACAACCTCGGGATGGCGAAGGAGTACCCGCGCTTCGGGAAGTACGGGTACAAGGAGAAATTCCAGTACTGGGGCGCCTCGGTGGGGATCGTCCTCATCTCGGTCACCGGCATCATGCTGTGGGCGGAAGAATTCTCCATGCAGTTCTTCCCGAAATTTATCCTCGACCTGGCACTCGTCATCCACGGGTACCAGGGGCTCCTGGGATTCGTTCTTCTTTACCTGTGGCACATCTACAACGTGCATCTGCACCCCTCCGTCTTCCCGATGAACCCGTCGTGGATCACCGGGAAGGTGTCCGCGGAGTGGCTGCGCCGGGAACACCCCCTGGAATACGAAAAACTGAAAGAGGAAGGACTGTTATGAGGAGATCCGTTCTCGGGGTTGTCCTCCTCCTCGGGGGGGTGTTCCTCCCGGTGTTCGCGCAGGACGCTTACGCCTCGATCTCGCTGGAGAAGTGCACCCTTTGTCATGGGAAGCCCGAATTCCGCAAACTGCTGGTGGACGGGCAGATCCGCGACCTTTACGTCACCGGGGATACGTTGGCGGGGTCGGTGCACGCGAAGAAGGTGTGCACGGAGTGCCATTTCGACGTGAGCGAGATCCCGCACCGGGAACGCCCCAAGCGGGTGATCTGCACCCACTGCCACTTCAAGGGAAACCGGGAGGGGGCGCCCCAGTCCGACAACGTCATCGCGTACTTCGACTCGGCGCACGGCCTGGCGATCGCCCGTGGAAACGCGAAGGCGCCGCTGTGCCAGGATTGCCACGGCAGCCACACGATCCTCAAGGCGAAGGATCCCGGGTCGAAGGTCGCGCGGGCCAATGTCGCCGAGACGTGCGGCAGGTGCCACATGGAGATCTACGCCCAGTTCAAGGGATCGATCCACGGGGCGGCGCTGGGGAAGGGGATCGCGGAAGTGCCTTCCTGCACCGGGTGCCACGGGGAGCACAAGATCTACGCGCACGACGACCCCAAGTCGACCATCTACACGACCCACGTCTCGGAGCAGTGCTCCAAGTGCCACGCCTCCGTAAAGATCATGGGAAAGTTCGGCATCGAGACGGAGCAGGTGGCCACGTACCAGAAGTCGTTCCACGGCGTGGCGGGCAAGTTCGGCTCCCGCACGGTGGCGAACTGCTCCTCCTGCCACGGGGTGCACGACATCCGGCCGCAGGACGATCCGCTCTCCACGGTGAACCCGAAGAACGTTCCGAAGACGTGCGGGAAGTGCCACCCGGGCGCCAACCCCAACTTCGCGGTGGGGAAGATCCACGTCGACGCGAAGAACAGGGAGTCGGGGATCATCTACTGGACGGCGACGTTCTTCAAGTGGCTCACCATCGGGACCATGCTCGCCCTCGTCGCGCACATCTTCCTCGATATGTACGGAAGAACGCGGCGCCTGCGCGGGGAACGGTGACAATGCGAAGGAGTGGCCTCCCGCTGCCGAGAAGATCGCTCCTCTCGAGGAACGGAACGGCAGTAAGGAATTATAGAGACAACGAAAAGCAAGGGAGCGATCAGCATGCCTGAGGACGACCGGAAGGATGCAACCAGTGACGCCGTCGAACGGGAGATCGAGGCGGCATTGAGCGAGCAGGGCACGGGGCTCCCCCCGGACCAGGCGGAGGCGCTGCGGGAGAAGATCCGCCGGCGCGTGCGGGAAGAGATCGAGCGGGACCTGCGGGCCCGGACCGCCGCGGAGCGGCGCGAAGCGGCCCGTCTCGCGAAAGAGGCGCGGAAGAAGGATAAGCTCGCGGAGGAAGGAGAGACGTTCCTCCGGTTCAACCGGAACTTCCGGTTCCAGCACATCGTGATGTTCTCCTCGGTCATCCTCCTGATCGTCACCGGGATGCCGCTGAAGTTCCCCGAGTTCCTCCTCTCGCGCTTCGTCATCAACTTCTGGGGCGGGATCCAGAACTCCACCGTCGTCCATCGCATCGGGGCGGGGATGCTGATCTACTTCATGATCCACCACTTCCTCTACACGATCCTCACGCGGGACGGGCGACGGGACTTCCTGCTCCTGATCCCCAAGCCCGGCGACGCGAAGGACATCGTCCACAACATCCGGCACTTCCTCGGAAAGGTCCCGGACAAGCCGCGTTTCGGGCGGTTCAGCTACATCGAGAAGTTCGACTACTGGGCGGTCTACTGGGGATGCATCATCATGATCGGCTCGGGGCTGTTCCTCTGGTTCAAGACGACCGTCATGCGGTTCCTCCCGAAGTACGTCCTCGACGTGGCCAAAGAGATGCACAGCGACGAGGCGATGCTGGCGACCCTGGCGATCGTCATCTGGCACTTCTACAACGTCCACTTCAACCCGGACCGTTTCCCGGGGACGCTGCTGTGGTGGCACGGGCGGATGTCCGAGCATGAAATGAAGGAAGAGCACCCCCTCGAATACGAGGAGATCATGGCGCGCCGCGCCGATAAGTCGGCGGAGGTCACCCACCGATGATGGAGAAGCTCAGGGAGTGGTGGAAATCCAGTCTGGAGGGCCACCGGCCGGTCGTGCTGGTCCTCGCCGTCGTTCTCGGGCTCCTGGTGGTCTTCAACGGGGCCTTCTTCGTGGCGGCGTACTTCCCGAACTCCTGCCGGGCGTGCCATTACATGGACCCGTACGTCGACCAGTGGAAAGCGTCCGCCCACGCGGACGTCACGTGCATCAAGTGCCACTCCTTCTCGCCCGTCTTCATCACGGTGACCACCCTGAAGTACTGGACCGGGCTGTACAACCCGCGCCCGCGCGCCGACGTGAAAGACGCGGCGTGCCTCGCGAACGGATGCCACGAGGGGCGGATCGAGAAGGGGAAGGCGAAGATGGGGGACATCCTCTTCGACCACCAGGAGCACATGACGAAGCTGAAGCGCGGCGAGAAGCTGCGCTGCACGAGCTGCCACAACGCGATCGTCCAGGGAGAGCACATCGTCAAGGGGTCGCACACCGAGGTGGACACCGGCGTCTGTTTCCTGTGCCACTTCAAGGGGATCAGCGCGGGGCAGGCCCTGGGCGGCTGCCCGGGGTGCCACGGGACTCCCACGAAGGTCGTGGAGCACAGCGGGTTCATGTTCTCCCACGATTCGTACCTGAAGCTCGGCGTTCCCTGCAGGCAGTGCCACATCCGGGTGGCCGAAGGCGACGGGAAGGTCCAGGACGCCCATTGCTACGACTGCCACGTGGGAAGGCTCGAGAAGAAGGGGGATGTCCTCGCCGTTCATCGCACACACGTCACGTACAACGCGATCCAGTGCTTCAAGTGCCACGAGAGGGTGAGCCACGGCACGGTGGAGCTGGTGAAGACGTTCGAGGTCCAGTGCGAAGGGTGCCACAAGAGGCTGCACAACAACCAGAAGGAGATGTACATGGGGGCGGGTGCCAAGGGCGTCCCCGACACCCCGTCGAGGATGTTCTCGGCGCAGGTATCGTGCAACGGCTGCCACACCCGGTCCGTGGAGGTGAAGGAGTCCGGCGTGGCGTTCCCGGGCGAAAGCAAGCTCGCGGCGGAACGGCAGAGCTGCGTGGTGTGCCACGGGAAGCGGTATGACCTGATGCTCGACGACTGGGTGCGGGAGTCCCGCAACCTGGTCGCCGACCAGGGACGGATCGTGGCGGCCGGGAAGGCGGCTGTCGGGACCGGGGCGACGACGAACAGGAAGC includes:
- a CDS encoding cytochrome b/b6 domain-containing protein, which encodes MSRADLAAGNVIRMSLLFRVQHLLLTVLLTVLAITGFALMYHENSLAQWIIRLEGGVHNRGIVHRVAAVLLMANLVYHAFYMLLSREGKPELRQFFIGRQDIDDFLQSLRYNLGMAKEYPRFGKYGYKEKFQYWGASVGIVLISVTGIMLWAEEFSMQFFPKFILDLALVIHGYQGLLGFVLLYLWHIYNVHLHPSVFPMNPSWITGKVSAEWLRREHPLEYEKLKEEGLL
- a CDS encoding cytochrome b/b6 domain-containing protein yields the protein MPEDDRKDATSDAVEREIEAALSEQGTGLPPDQAEALREKIRRRVREEIERDLRARTAAERREAARLAKEARKKDKLAEEGETFLRFNRNFRFQHIVMFSSVILLIVTGMPLKFPEFLLSRFVINFWGGIQNSTVVHRIGAGMLIYFMIHHFLYTILTRDGRRDFLLLIPKPGDAKDIVHNIRHFLGKVPDKPRFGRFSYIEKFDYWAVYWGCIIMIGSGLFLWFKTTVMRFLPKYVLDVAKEMHSDEAMLATLAIVIWHFYNVHFNPDRFPGTLLWWHGRMSEHEMKEEHPLEYEEIMARRADKSAEVTHR